The Coffea eugenioides isolate CCC68of unplaced genomic scaffold, Ceug_1.0 ScVebR1_3598;HRSCAF=5059, whole genome shotgun sequence genome includes the window TTGGGTCTCTCTCCCTGCCTGACCCTTCTCAAAGTTTGCTTGACTTGGGATCCCTGTGGATCGTGGACCACCTATTCCTCGGCCCATCTTAAATGGTGGCTCGCTCCTCGAGCTCTGTCCCTCTATATAACTGCTTGGATCCGGTTGTCTCCTTTTCTTATCATGAAAAGCCTTTTCTTGATTCTTAGTACTTTCAATCCTTTGTGCCttttcaatagcttgactatagGTCTCCAATTGAGTAGCTGCCagtgcctcttgaatctccacattcaaACCCTGGACAAACCGACAATTCTCCTTTGGTCTGTCAGCACTAACTCTGAagcaaaacgagagagtttggtaaattgcgtctcgtactccgccacactcatagtcccttgacgtaggcgtatgaactcatcctctcgcctttcttgaacaagtggcggtaagtatttctcattaaattcacaagtggaattaacccatGTCCATGGGGTCTGCTCTCTATCCCACTTGGCTCGAATTATATTCCACCAGGCACGAGCCGCttcctcaaattgaaaaatggtGAAAGCTATCTGCCGTTCCTCCGGGTATCCTAACGCAGGAAAAATGTCTAACATTCGGTCCAACCAACTCTCCGCTATATCAGGGCTAGGTCCACCCAAAAATTTTGGCGGTAGAAActtctggaaccgttctaaggcatagccctctccctcatgatttcCAGGATGCAGTACTTggccttgaccctgttggttGACCATTCGTTCTAATAAATCAGCCATTCGCtgtatggctgtagctacttgggtTTCGGATTGTATATTTACATTTTCATTGGTTACCCCTTCAGTTCCTTGTCCTCGTCCTCGTCCTCGTCCTCTACCCCCACCACGAGTCtccatttgattgttttataGCTTCTATAATTGGGACAAAATATGGTACGAGATCAAAGCGTTGAAAAATTATAAATGCATGAATTAGCCAAGATATCAAAATAGCATACACGaaactatatacatatatcGACAATTCACGCCAAAAATATACACATATCAGTTCACATAGCAGCTAATATCCAGCCAGTACAAAACATGTTCGTTCATGAGCACACCGGCTCCAaaacaaaatcaacaaaacaacTCAGAGTAACGGCCCTAGCCGAAATCCCCTACAGAGCCTATAGAGTCTATCGCATCCATCAGCCCCGCTCCGCCAGCCTTAGGTGGCACCTCGACAACCATATCTAGGAGAACCTCACAGTCTAGCATAATACCCCgggctctctctctcatctgCCCCTTCAAAGCAAAGAGGTGGCGGTGGGTCTCCTCAAACTGACGACCAAGGGTATGCGTCTGCTCCTCCTCAACTCGTAACCCCGTCTCGAGGTCACGCAGGCGCATGGCCTATGCATGACTCATCCCTCTGGCCTTATCCAACTGTGCCCTCAGAGTGTCGACTGTCCTGCCTAGGTGATGACGCTCGTCATCTATAGCCATAACCACCTCGTCAGGGTATCCATACGTATGCCGACACTCACACGATCGACTCATCTGACCGAAGGGAGAACATAGCCTATAGGGTTCCCCGACCCTCCTCTGGTATCTAAGTACTCGTCGGCGTACCACCCGGTTCACCAGCCCGCCTACACCTGCAGCTCGTACTCCGGCACCGCTAGGTCCACCGGTATCGCTAGGTCTACCAGCCTCCATACCTACACAACCAAATATCACTTAATCAGTTCTCCGGCATTTCATCTTAATAGATACGATTCAACTTAGAGACAATCGAATACTTATATGTTCTATAACACATTTCCTAactgcccaagtcctctaacctaggcacctgtgacgcccccgcttctcccaagggcgaatccgagggtatcggcgggacgcctgcctagctcgcgccaggactcaatacttaaaatgaaaaaatatatttCACGCTAAGAGAAAGTTCTATTTACTCTATTATCGcttcaaaagttgcataaactagtacatcaagtcatacataccacgagtaccagaaagtaaaccctagaaaagctatAGGCTCTATTATGAAATTAATTTCATTCCACCAATCATTTGTATGAGCCTATAGAGTCTATCACATCTTTCTGGTTGTTAGAAaagtttgttaagaaaagtttcataatcccAAGTtattagaaaatctagaaattttcgcaggaggctctgcgcagctttggaaaattagctataacttcgtataggaaagtcggaattgagttccatttgttgcgtttgaaactagactccgagggcttcctacggtgtaaaattcagagtttgattcaatgtctataaattctaggaaattggcaaaattgactgaaaattctgccctgcacaagtaaacataggaatgttgtagtagcttatggctcaatttggaccaacttatgaactaaatctctttgaggtgtcttctaaagattcttagtatttgaagtatagtttttttaacaagccaagttatataaatttttgatatttataactcaagttataatttttctaaaggaagggcataaattagggtttttgtgcatactagggttttggtgtgtgtttttgtgtgcatt containing:
- the LOC113758087 gene encoding uncharacterized protein LOC113758087 is translated as MADLLERMVNQQGQGQVLHPGNHEGEGYALERFQKFLPPKFLGGPSPDIAESWLDRMLDIFPALGYPEERQIAFTIFQFEEAARAWWNIIRAKWDREQTPWTWGLNVEIQEALAATQLETYSQAIEKAQRIESTKNQEKAFHDKKRRQPDPSSYIEGQSSRSEPPFKMGRGIGGPRSTGIPSQANFEKGQAGRETQRGTSRGGTTSGPRMAFGFCGAANHMEDNYWKKGKVRKCYRCGSTEHLIAQCPHLPKEGNLPRAEGNTFKPTNATGNRPKVPARTYAM